In Methanofollis fontis, the following proteins share a genomic window:
- a CDS encoding PEGA domain-containing protein, translating to MSAEEDEQLKFGEIAVSSTPEGAAIYVDGKDTGYVTNRRIMDLMPGVHTVQVTYPGYRDDEKIVDVIGGERVFVNFELKRKIGSLTVSTEPEGAKIYVDGYCKGTSDTLVSSIPEGTHTVMLSLDGYRSYSKQLQVEDGDTLHMSHTFEPLPTTGTVVVNCTPDGAWVYIDDVCYGVSRTTISDLDPGSHEIRLKKYGYYNWSSPFDIRAGEILEFNNTMEAKNGTVAIFSFPVRGEIFIDGVFFGSGPYEGGCPQGEHLLEVKAPGFEEYADRIQVPYDPISVPVTLNPLAPAAIVEAEEKIEVNRVFNPKNAEMELDSARGLLLEEKYHEAYLSALNASRWAEDVDGDGVPNSFDFWTAITNEAVYAAPFVLFVMIGGMVGFDWRRCRIRPDVDLWLDEMGPDGTWIVHVTPSVNRGYYLTMLCTVYLDDDIKERIVAPGKREVNLGHIPPGVHRIRAVVDVKQHRYGRSEVSKSIEVEVS from the coding sequence GTGTCTGCAGAAGAAGACGAACAGTTGAAATTTGGTGAGATTGCCGTTTCTTCAACCCCTGAAGGCGCGGCTATCTATGTGGACGGTAAAGATACGGGTTATGTGACCAATCGCCGCATTATGGATCTGATGCCGGGAGTGCATACGGTACAGGTGACCTATCCAGGATACCGCGATGATGAGAAGATAGTGGACGTGATCGGCGGCGAGCGGGTTTTTGTCAATTTTGAACTCAAACGAAAGATCGGTTCCCTGACGGTGTCAACAGAACCCGAGGGAGCTAAGATCTATGTTGACGGTTACTGTAAGGGTACATCGGATACGCTTGTTTCGAGTATTCCGGAGGGAACCCATACGGTCATGCTCTCACTTGATGGCTACAGATCATATTCAAAACAGCTGCAGGTGGAAGACGGCGACACCCTCCATATGTCGCACACCTTCGAACCCCTGCCGACAACAGGCACTGTCGTCGTCAACTGCACGCCGGATGGGGCGTGGGTGTATATTGACGATGTCTGTTATGGTGTTTCCAGGACAACGATTTCCGATCTCGATCCCGGCAGCCATGAGATCAGATTAAAAAAATATGGATATTATAACTGGTCTTCCCCGTTTGATATCAGAGCAGGGGAAATTTTAGAATTTAACAATACCATGGAGGCGAAGAACGGCACTGTCGCCATATTCTCGTTCCCGGTTCGGGGAGAGATCTTTATTGACGGTGTTTTTTTCGGATCCGGACCATATGAAGGGGGATGCCCGCAGGGTGAACACCTGCTGGAAGTGAAGGCCCCGGGATTTGAGGAGTACGCGGATCGGATTCAGGTACCATACGACCCGATCAGTGTTCCCGTCACTCTGAACCCCCTGGCGCCGGCCGCCATCGTGGAGGCCGAAGAAAAAATTGAGGTAAACCGAGTTTTCAACCCGAAAAATGCTGAAATGGAACTTGATAGCGCCAGAGGACTCTTATTGGAGGAGAAATATCATGAGGCATATCTCAGCGCACTGAATGCGTCGAGATGGGCGGAGGATGTCGACGGGGACGGTGTTCCCAATAGTTTTGATTTCTGGACGGCCATCACAAATGAGGCCGTCTATGCGGCACCTTTTGTATTGTTTGTCATGATTGGAGGTATGGTTGGATTTGACTGGAGGCGATGCAGGATCAGACCGGATGTGGATCTCTGGCTCGATGAAATGGGACCTGACGGTACCTGGATTGTTCATGTGACTCCTTCAGTGAACCGTGGGTATTATCTCACCATGCTCTGCACCGTCTACCTTGATGATGACATAAAAGAGAGAATTGTAGCTCCCGGCAAACGGGAGGTGAATCTCGGACATATCCCGCCAGGCGTCCATCGTATCCGTGCGGTGGTAGACGTCAAGCAGCATCGGTACGGGCGCTCGGAGGTATCGAAGTCGATTGAGGTTGAGGTCTCATAA
- a CDS encoding ATP synthase subunit A — MEVKGESIEGTSNGVLKRIAGPVVTAVNLNAHMYDVVKVGDEELMGEVIKIDGENVIIQVYEATDGIRPGEPVVNTGMSLAVELGPGLLKSIYDGIQRPLEVLVEKMGSFIERGVTAPGLDRSTKWEFVPVVKTGDNVEPGTIIGTVQETDSILHKIMVPPNQKGGVVKSIKGGSFTVEDTVCVLEDGTELSLMQKWPVRVPRPVKEKMNPDIPLVTGQRILDGLFPVAKGGTAAIPGPFGSGKTVTQQALAKWSDAQIVVYIGCGERGNEMTEVLTEFPELEDPKTGRPLMERTVLIANTSNMPVAAREASVYTGITIAEYFRDQGYDVSLMADSTSRWAEAMREISSRLEEMPGEEGYPAYLSARLSEFYERAGRVSALCGDLGSVTVIGAVSPPGGDFSEPVTQNTLRIVKVFWALDAKLSQRRHFPAINWLNSYSLYLGVLNEWYDKNISPEWNVLRNWAMAVLQKEAELQEIVQLVGSDALPEEEQITIEVARMLREVFLQQNAFDPVDTYCSLEKQFDIMKAIRAYSDLAKQAHAGGVLPSQILAVKAKNDLPQIKFIKDYKPDLEKVLDQMKSEFAGLKAGAA, encoded by the coding sequence GTGGAAGTAAAAGGAGAATCGATAGAAGGCACTTCAAACGGAGTGCTGAAGAGGATTGCAGGTCCGGTGGTCACGGCCGTCAACCTCAACGCCCACATGTACGATGTGGTCAAGGTGGGCGATGAGGAGCTGATGGGTGAGGTCATCAAGATCGATGGTGAGAACGTCATCATCCAGGTCTATGAGGCCACCGACGGCATCCGCCCCGGCGAACCGGTGGTGAACACCGGCATGTCGCTGGCGGTGGAGCTCGGCCCCGGTCTGCTGAAGAGCATCTACGACGGTATTCAGCGTCCGCTCGAGGTGCTTGTGGAGAAGATGGGCAGCTTCATCGAGCGCGGTGTCACGGCTCCGGGCCTTGACCGCTCGACGAAGTGGGAATTTGTGCCGGTTGTCAAGACGGGCGACAATGTCGAGCCCGGTACGATCATCGGTACGGTGCAGGAGACCGATTCGATCCTGCACAAGATCATGGTCCCGCCCAACCAGAAGGGCGGCGTGGTCAAGAGCATCAAGGGCGGTTCGTTCACCGTCGAGGATACGGTCTGTGTCCTCGAGGACGGGACTGAACTCTCGCTGATGCAGAAGTGGCCGGTGCGGGTGCCCCGCCCGGTGAAGGAGAAGATGAACCCGGACATCCCGCTGGTCACGGGCCAGCGGATTCTGGACGGGCTCTTCCCGGTTGCAAAGGGCGGCACCGCTGCTATTCCGGGGCCGTTCGGCTCCGGCAAGACGGTCACGCAGCAGGCGCTGGCAAAGTGGTCTGATGCACAGATCGTGGTCTATATCGGCTGCGGCGAGCGCGGCAACGAGATGACCGAGGTGCTGACCGAGTTCCCCGAACTCGAGGACCCCAAGACCGGCAGGCCGCTGATGGAGCGGACGGTGCTCATTGCGAACACCTCGAACATGCCTGTGGCGGCCCGTGAGGCATCGGTGTACACCGGTATCACGATCGCCGAGTACTTCCGTGACCAGGGCTATGACGTCTCCCTGATGGCCGACTCCACCTCCCGGTGGGCAGAGGCGATGCGTGAGATCTCCTCCCGTCTTGAGGAGATGCCCGGTGAGGAAGGTTATCCGGCATATCTTTCGGCGCGTCTGTCTGAGTTCTACGAGCGTGCGGGTCGTGTCTCCGCTCTCTGCGGCGATCTCGGCTCGGTCACCGTTATCGGTGCGGTTTCCCCGCCGGGCGGCGACTTCTCAGAGCCCGTTACCCAGAACACCCTCCGTATCGTGAAGGTCTTCTGGGCACTGGACGCAAAGCTCTCGCAGCGCCGTCACTTCCCGGCGATCAACTGGCTGAACTCCTACTCCCTCTACCTGGGTGTGCTGAACGAGTGGTACGACAAAAACATCTCCCCGGAGTGGAACGTGCTCCGCAACTGGGCGATGGCCGTTCTCCAGAAGGAGGCCGAACTCCAGGAGATCGTGCAGCTCGTCGGTTCCGATGCCCTGCCCGAGGAGGAGCAGATCACCATCGAGGTCGCACGGATGCTCCGTGAGGTCTTCCTGCAGCAGAACGCCTTCGACCCGGTGGACACCTACTGTTCGCTGGAGAAGCAGTTCGATATCATGAAGGCAATCCGCGCCTACTCTGACCTTGCGAAACAGGCGCATGCCGGCGGTGTGCTGCCGTCCCAGATCCTTGCCGTGAAGGCGAAGAACGATCTGCCGCAGATCAAGTTCATCAAGGACTACAAGCCCGACCTCGAGAAGGTGCTTGACCAGATGAAGAGCGAATTTGCCGGACTGAAGGCGGGTGCAGCATGA
- a CDS encoding V-type ATP synthase subunit D, which produces MALSDVKPTRSELINIKKKIKLSERGYNILKMKRDGLILEFFKVLKEAKDTRGGMLMKYEHAQEMIALANTVEGTIGVKAAAFSVQENPEITLKSKNIMGVVVPEIEASKVKKSLVERGYGVLGSKSVIDETAEAYEELVEAIIESAEIETTMKRLLDEIDRTKRRVNALEFKVIPELKAAAAFIKMRLDEMERDELSRLKRIKAKNAAEA; this is translated from the coding sequence ATGGCGCTCAGTGATGTCAAGCCGACCCGGTCCGAACTGATCAACATCAAAAAGAAGATCAAGCTCTCGGAGCGTGGCTACAACATCCTCAAGATGAAGCGCGACGGGCTGATCCTTGAGTTCTTCAAGGTGCTGAAGGAGGCGAAGGACACCCGGGGTGGCATGCTCATGAAGTACGAGCACGCCCAGGAGATGATCGCCCTTGCGAACACGGTCGAAGGAACGATCGGGGTGAAGGCTGCGGCGTTCTCCGTCCAGGAGAACCCGGAGATCACCCTCAAGTCCAAGAACATCATGGGCGTTGTCGTTCCCGAGATCGAGGCGTCAAAGGTGAAAAAGAGCCTGGTCGAGCGTGGATATGGTGTTCTCGGCTCGAAGTCCGTCATCGACGAGACGGCCGAGGCCTATGAGGAGCTCGTCGAGGCGATCATCGAGAGTGCCGAGATCGAGACGACGATGAAGCGTCTGCTCGACGAGATTGACCGGACAAAGCGGCGTGTGAACGCCCTTGAGTTCAAGGTGATCCCGGAACTGAAGGCGGCGGCCGCCTTCATCAAGATGCGCCTCGACGAGATGGAGCGCGACGAGCTCTCCCGTCTCAAGAGGATCAAGGCGAAGAACGCGGCTGAGGCCTGA
- a CDS encoding tubulin-like doman-containing protein: MVSQAFNSEKKEFQMPKDLSIIAVGGCGKKLVYHLCEHEWFLRDYLSENRTLRICVLDTDSNQRKNDIERADHVNKTTEEMMRQMGGMGGNINMEYYYLPDLANVGRISGLTGKSVIEQVKSWKGEPHADVWWMNDPERGFEFSDLKSIDSNIIDDFGGGVHRRRAISKAVFYKAISQSGDTNFPSFPGQGDIALVVGLGGGTGSGMFIDLARYIKGLSGPTRKIWLFGVMPAIVEGEKEQLNAGIALSEIEYLNLKGEKLFHYCILSSLGPTGYRDGADRKKEVLDYDHAFPYLLMNAFYLPTADIYDIIDARKDYSGFIFADSHVIEYPVEELRNLKAEFENVVREITELGKNRKQINEKVLEILNQIEHKYPDQLIDEVEIVTTGEDLTFVKGEIEKLEKVWSNDIPKLLNYQTSVEIDYYLNNNLPEDIRNLDEIKTYDKLIEFVARLKKSMDTGSKPLENEDDKILYSSITEYLAQIEQLALLQKRILRIKEHELRVVLKKILWGEEDLTHVMSQVTSKFESLKNDALTNESKKSSAIEKRERLQQKEAGIRERIKSACNDAGRQIDEYEGQCDKIRSTRSREEELANEFEKMHLNLQEQVTDLLSKKQAGINKKAWCVKADYVKIQALIDSFSQEIGQPGKLDYLKEFAEALVLYYYYEYRKESAENIGLFDKILGKKPDMAMIEANMTSKLNKMKAIADQENDKLRLREPLDFEILDRFVSDEMTDDLESERKRIIETILSDLNLGSGDYSALRDAFECEGTQEIIDFLKGRLLDLINEKERFGEEINQTSREIDAAESTINALQNTLATFSLIENIIEDTLKERRLYNLHDSGLETSFETIDKKRQTGDTTIRDKYHTRYGGINPAVLSLIADDSTMGVLDSKDEGREELDRVLGLVKGTYRNLVNEGLLGVKNFNISYGASHTDSWNFERAALVLSSPSQYMTDNISNINEDICRTISGDLSLQQMHYAKVAAHNYSKPWEIGLTFFAAASFFDNISPLMTGGGYWTKYADNRNNILHHVLFLQNGQYVVRKDLLRLTDAAEIADMERNEDDQSKGGAKSRILELYEEKDIREAVR; this comes from the coding sequence ATGGTTTCACAGGCATTTAATTCCGAAAAAAAAGAGTTTCAGATGCCAAAGGATCTTTCGATCATTGCGGTCGGAGGGTGTGGAAAGAAACTCGTGTATCACCTTTGTGAACATGAGTGGTTTCTGAGAGATTATCTGAGTGAAAACCGGACATTGAGGATTTGTGTCCTTGATACTGATTCAAATCAGAGAAAAAATGACATTGAACGTGCAGATCATGTCAACAAGACCACTGAAGAAATGATGCGCCAGATGGGGGGGATGGGTGGCAACATTAATATGGAGTATTATTATCTCCCTGATCTGGCAAATGTCGGACGAATATCCGGTCTTACCGGAAAATCCGTCATCGAGCAGGTGAAGAGCTGGAAAGGGGAACCCCATGCAGATGTCTGGTGGATGAATGATCCTGAGAGGGGATTCGAGTTTTCGGATCTCAAATCCATCGATAGTAATATTATTGATGATTTTGGCGGCGGTGTCCATCGGAGACGTGCGATTTCCAAGGCAGTTTTTTATAAGGCGATCTCTCAGAGTGGGGATACGAATTTCCCCTCGTTCCCTGGTCAGGGCGATATCGCACTGGTCGTCGGTCTGGGCGGCGGCACCGGGTCGGGAATGTTCATCGATCTGGCCAGATACATCAAGGGGCTCTCCGGACCCACCCGGAAGATCTGGCTGTTCGGTGTGATGCCGGCGATTGTTGAAGGGGAAAAAGAACAGTTGAATGCGGGGATTGCACTTTCTGAGATTGAATATCTCAATTTGAAAGGAGAGAAACTCTTTCATTATTGCATCCTCTCTTCTCTTGGACCGACGGGATACAGGGATGGTGCAGACCGGAAAAAGGAGGTCCTGGACTACGACCATGCCTTCCCCTATCTTTTGATGAATGCATTCTATCTGCCGACTGCTGACATATATGATATAATCGATGCACGAAAGGATTACTCGGGCTTTATTTTTGCAGATTCTCACGTCATCGAGTATCCTGTTGAAGAACTAAGGAATTTGAAGGCCGAATTTGAGAATGTGGTCCGGGAAATTACTGAACTTGGGAAAAACAGGAAACAGATCAATGAGAAAGTGCTGGAGATCCTGAATCAGATAGAGCACAAATACCCTGATCAACTCATCGATGAGGTTGAAATCGTTACAACCGGTGAGGACCTGACGTTTGTGAAAGGGGAGATAGAAAAACTCGAGAAAGTCTGGAGCAATGATATCCCGAAATTATTGAATTATCAGACATCTGTGGAGATTGATTATTATCTGAACAACAATCTGCCTGAAGATATCAGGAATCTCGATGAAATCAAAACGTACGATAAATTGATCGAGTTTGTTGCACGATTGAAAAAGTCGATGGATACGGGCAGCAAACCTCTTGAAAACGAAGATGATAAGATTCTTTATTCAAGTATTACCGAGTATCTGGCCCAGATCGAACAACTGGCATTGCTGCAAAAGAGAATTCTTCGCATCAAAGAGCATGAACTGCGTGTTGTCCTGAAGAAAATTCTCTGGGGTGAAGAAGATCTGACCCATGTCATGAGCCAGGTTACATCAAAGTTCGAATCCCTGAAGAATGATGCCCTTACAAATGAAAGCAAAAAATCTTCCGCAATAGAAAAACGCGAACGATTGCAGCAAAAAGAGGCAGGTATCAGGGAGAGGATCAAATCCGCCTGTAATGATGCAGGGCGGCAGATTGATGAATATGAGGGCCAATGCGATAAAATTCGATCGACCCGGAGCAGGGAAGAAGAACTGGCCAATGAATTTGAGAAGATGCACCTGAACCTGCAGGAACAGGTCACCGATCTGCTCTCGAAAAAACAGGCCGGGATCAATAAAAAAGCATGGTGTGTCAAGGCCGATTATGTAAAGATACAGGCATTGATCGATTCTTTCTCCCAGGAAATCGGGCAACCGGGAAAACTTGATTATCTGAAGGAATTTGCTGAAGCACTGGTCCTTTACTACTACTATGAGTACAGGAAGGAATCTGCTGAAAATATCGGGCTGTTCGATAAGATACTTGGGAAGAAGCCTGATATGGCGATGATTGAAGCCAACATGACTTCAAAATTGAATAAAATGAAGGCGATCGCCGATCAGGAAAACGATAAATTACGTCTGAGAGAACCCCTTGATTTTGAGATTCTGGACAGGTTCGTATCGGACGAGATGACAGATGATCTCGAGTCTGAAAGAAAAAGGATTATTGAGACAATCCTCTCTGATCTCAACCTTGGTTCCGGAGATTATTCTGCTCTCCGCGATGCATTTGAGTGTGAAGGTACGCAGGAAATTATTGATTTCCTGAAAGGGAGATTACTGGATCTGATAAATGAGAAGGAGCGGTTTGGAGAGGAAATTAATCAGACCTCCCGGGAAATCGATGCAGCCGAATCCACTATCAACGCCCTTCAGAACACTCTGGCAACATTCTCTTTAATTGAGAATATCATTGAAGACACCCTGAAAGAGCGCAGATTGTACAATCTCCATGATTCGGGTCTGGAGACCAGCTTCGAAACCATCGATAAAAAGCGGCAGACCGGCGATACAACGATCCGGGATAAGTACCACACCCGGTATGGCGGTATCAATCCCGCCGTGTTGTCGTTGATTGCCGATGACTCGACCATGGGGGTGCTGGACTCAAAGGATGAAGGAAGGGAGGAACTCGATCGCGTTCTTGGCCTGGTCAAGGGAACCTATCGGAACCTTGTGAATGAAGGGTTGCTGGGTGTCAAGAACTTTAATATCAGCTATGGCGCCTCGCATACCGATTCATGGAATTTTGAGAGGGCTGCCCTTGTGCTGTCGTCTCCTTCACAGTATATGACCGACAACATCTCGAATATCAACGAGGACATCTGCAGGACGATTTCAGGCGACCTCTCTCTCCAGCAGATGCATTATGCAAAGGTGGCGGCACATAATTACAGCAAACCCTGGGAAATCGGTCTCACGTTCTTTGCTGCTGCAAGCTTTTTCGACAATATCTCTCCACTGATGACCGGTGGCGGCTACTGGACGAAATATGCGGATAACAGAAACAATATTCTTCATCATGTACTGTTTTTGCAGAACGGGCAGTATGTCGTCAGAAAGGACCTGTTGAGGCTGACTGACGCGGCTGAAATCGCCGATATGGAAAGAAATGAAGATGATCAGAGCAAAGGGGGAGCAAAAAGCCGTATTCTGGAGTTGTACGAGGAAAAAGATATCCGTGAGGCGGTTCGCTGA
- a CDS encoding tetratricopeptide repeat protein, producing MPGKNEGKTAVDWYNEGVVFNKMGRFDDAVVCFDRALQIDPNDAIVWGKKGILLARLGRYDEAIQCCDRGIAIDPQIPLWSMKGLSFIKLGRHDDALACFDRALQIDPNDAEAKEGRDQVLQWIAKQNEKKRTLNAVQCLEEALGCIPDHPHKAIELAERAFEIDPNMEYAWGIKGLAFKILGRYDEAIVCCDRALEINPNDHTAWSTKGSSLGDLGRHNEAITCCDRALEINPNNNAAWNIKGVALGNLGRHDEALVCFNRALQIDPNDADARKNKEIALRKIS from the coding sequence ATGCCAGGAAAAAATGAAGGGAAAACCGCTGTAGACTGGTATAATGAGGGTGTCGTGTTTAATAAAATGGGCCGCTTCGACGATGCGGTCGTCTGCTTTGACCGGGCACTCCAGATCGACCCGAATGATGCAATTGTGTGGGGAAAAAAGGGCATCTTGCTCGCCAGACTCGGCCGCTACGACGAGGCGATACAATGTTGTGACCGGGGGATCGCGATCGATCCGCAGATTCCACTGTGGAGTATGAAAGGCCTTTCGTTCATCAAGTTAGGTCGCCATGACGATGCGCTCGCCTGCTTCGACCGGGCACTCCAGATCGACCCGAATGATGCAGAAGCAAAAGAAGGCAGAGACCAGGTATTGCAATGGATCGCAAAACAAAATGAGAAGAAGCGAACATTAAATGCTGTACAATGTCTTGAAGAAGCTCTCGGTTGCATACCGGATCACCCCCATAAAGCGATCGAACTCGCCGAACGAGCATTTGAAATTGACCCGAATATGGAATACGCATGGGGGATCAAAGGTCTCGCGTTTAAAATTCTCGGCCGCTACGACGAGGCAATCGTATGCTGTGACAGAGCGCTCGAGATCAACCCGAACGATCATACCGCATGGAGCACTAAAGGTAGTTCGCTTGGAGACCTCGGCCGCCACAACGAGGCGATCACCTGCTGTGACAGAGCGCTCGAGATCAACCCGAACAATAATGCCGCATGGAACATAAAAGGTGTCGCGCTTGGAAACCTCGGCCGCCACGACGAGGCGCTCGTGTGCTTCAACCGGGCACTCCAGATCGACCCGAATGATGCCGATGCAAGGAAAAACAAAGAGATTGCATTGAGAAAGATCAGTTGA
- a CDS encoding V-type ATP synthase subunit B, whose translation MKEYRTVKQIAGPLVFVEKTEPVGYNELVNIALADGTIKRGQVLDTSDDLVVVQCFETTAGIGRDSGIRFLGETIKMPVSKEMLGRILSGGGAPIDGGPEIVPDKRLDIMGAAINPYARASPADFIQTGISTIDGTNTLVRGQKLPIFSASGLPHNDIALQIARQAKVPGSTEEFAVVFAAMGITKEEANQFMADFERTGALESAVVFLNLADDPAVERIITPRLALTTAEYLAYELGYHVLVILTDMTNYCEALRQIGAAREEVPGRRGYPGYMYTDLACIYERAGIVKGQRGSVTQIPILTMPGDDITHPIPDLTGYITEGQIVVSRELHRKGIYPPINVLPSLSRLMNLGIGEGRTREDHKKVSDQLYAGYAEGNDLRGLVAIVGKDALSERDRGFLEFADLFEGRFVTQGIDENRTIEDTLEVGWQLLSSLPVEQLVRIDRDLIQKFHPLYRKGAKKAEV comes from the coding sequence ATGAAGGAATACCGAACTGTCAAGCAGATTGCGGGCCCGCTCGTATTTGTCGAGAAGACCGAGCCGGTCGGCTACAACGAGCTCGTGAACATCGCCCTTGCAGACGGCACGATCAAGCGCGGTCAGGTGCTCGACACGAGCGATGACCTGGTGGTCGTGCAGTGCTTCGAGACCACGGCCGGTATCGGGCGTGACTCGGGGATCCGCTTCCTGGGCGAGACGATCAAGATGCCGGTGTCAAAGGAGATGCTCGGCCGGATTCTCTCCGGTGGCGGTGCTCCGATCGACGGCGGCCCCGAGATCGTTCCGGACAAGAGGCTGGACATCATGGGCGCTGCAATCAATCCCTATGCACGCGCCTCGCCGGCCGATTTCATCCAGACCGGTATCTCGACCATTGACGGCACGAACACCCTTGTGCGTGGACAGAAGCTGCCGATCTTCTCGGCATCCGGTCTGCCGCACAACGATATCGCCCTGCAGATCGCCCGTCAGGCAAAGGTGCCGGGCTCCACCGAGGAGTTCGCTGTGGTCTTTGCCGCCATGGGTATCACGAAGGAGGAAGCGAACCAGTTCATGGCCGATTTCGAGCGCACCGGTGCGCTCGAGAGCGCTGTCGTCTTCCTGAACCTGGCAGACGACCCGGCGGTCGAGCGGATCATCACCCCGCGTCTGGCCCTGACGACGGCTGAGTACCTTGCGTACGAACTCGGCTACCACGTGCTTGTCATCCTGACGGATATGACCAACTACTGTGAGGCCCTCCGTCAGATCGGCGCTGCCCGTGAGGAAGTGCCGGGCCGTCGTGGGTATCCGGGTTACATGTACACCGACCTTGCCTGCATCTATGAGCGTGCGGGTATCGTCAAGGGCCAGCGCGGCTCGGTGACGCAGATCCCGATCCTGACGATGCCGGGTGACGATATCACCCACCCGATCCCTGACCTGACCGGCTACATCACCGAGGGCCAGATCGTGGTTTCCCGTGAACTGCACCGGAAGGGTATCTACCCGCCGATCAACGTTCTTCCGTCGCTGTCCCGGTTGATGAACCTGGGTATCGGCGAGGGGCGCACCCGCGAGGACCACAAGAAGGTCTCCGACCAGCTCTATGCGGGCTATGCGGAGGGCAACGATCTCCGCGGCCTTGTGGCCATCGTCGGTAAGGATGCCCTTTCCGAGCGTGACCGCGGCTTCCTGGAGTTCGCAGACCTCTTTGAGGGGCGGTTCGTTACCCAGGGGATCGACGAGAACCGGACGATCGAGGACACCCTCGAGGTCGGATGGCAGCTCCTCTCGAGCCTGCCGGTCGAGCAGCTCGTGCGTATCGACCGCGACCTGATCCAGAAGTTCCACCCGCTCTACCGCAAGGGCGCAAAGAAGGCAGAGGTGTAA